A section of the Bacillus pumilus genome encodes:
- a CDS encoding DUF2750 domain-containing protein — protein MSMHPKELETTVQLPAKKRYDYFIKKIVDFEEVWSLRNEKGWVMSEDEYGVPQLHFWPTEDHAAYCAIDQWEKSVPEMIDLDDLIEEWLPGMIADGINPSIFYNRNDSVSTEIQTLKEDIEEELKNY, from the coding sequence ATGTCCATGCATCCGAAAGAATTAGAAACCACCGTCCAATTACCTGCGAAAAAGCGTTATGACTACTTCATTAAAAAGATTGTTGATTTTGAAGAAGTATGGTCATTAAGAAACGAGAAGGGATGGGTGATGTCAGAGGATGAATATGGTGTACCGCAGCTTCATTTTTGGCCGACAGAGGATCATGCCGCTTATTGTGCGATCGACCAATGGGAAAAATCAGTGCCAGAAATGATTGATTTAGATGATTTGATAGAAGAGTGGCTACCCGGAATGATAGCAGATGGAATCAATCCGTCGATTTTCTATAATCGAAATGATTCGGTTTCAACTGAAATTCAAACATTAAAAGAAGATATAGAGGAAGAATTAAAAAACTACTAG
- a CDS encoding DUF7003 family protein yields the protein MNQIDNVLSILDESFLNKEFPLLDNGNFDFAKGKLSLFTREENWLITIQLFGLSKVGPAIDFFAIGPELNNESIHFLLDELFDFVDHHHEIIDDDEIEPGFTKHPLRIRLNGDYFHVQIPESCQADVTEENEWITLLREMAKHQDLLDSLWMTDQEQFDIVQHVYDKSLYTTESWFHPETHSQLPSRSPFFQSVAKSLIYQDPTCIVNINTNTDWRLWSDFDTVEYF from the coding sequence ATGAATCAAATAGACAATGTGTTATCTATACTAGATGAGTCTTTCCTAAATAAAGAGTTTCCTTTATTAGATAATGGGAACTTTGATTTTGCCAAAGGGAAGCTTTCTCTATTTACGAGAGAGGAAAATTGGTTGATCACGATTCAATTATTCGGTTTATCGAAGGTAGGACCTGCTATTGATTTTTTTGCGATTGGTCCTGAGTTGAATAATGAATCAATCCATTTTCTATTGGATGAGCTTTTTGATTTCGTGGATCATCATCATGAAATAATAGATGATGATGAGATAGAACCTGGTTTCACTAAGCATCCTTTACGTATTAGATTAAATGGTGACTATTTTCATGTTCAAATACCAGAGTCATGCCAAGCTGATGTAACAGAGGAAAATGAATGGATTACTTTGTTAAGAGAAATGGCCAAACATCAAGATTTGCTGGATAGTTTATGGATGACAGATCAAGAACAATTTGACATCGTTCAGCATGTATATGATAAATCGCTCTATACAACTGAATCATGGTTTCATCCAGAAACGCATAGCCAACTACCTAGTCGATCTCCTTTTTTTCAATCGGTTGCGAAGAGTTTGATCTATCAAGATCCAACATGCATTGTAAATATAAACACGAACACTGACTGGAGATTATGGTCAGATTTTGATACTGTAGAATATTTTTAG
- a CDS encoding DNA-binding protein: MDEPKMLDCLNKIRQVLKGMITREQVSDWAEIYVSSDEPEIDDDQVWGMLILLSGIDLKDSPNSYLHCVDDLNDWIEKYQ, from the coding sequence ATAGACGAGCCCAAAATGCTAGACTGTTTAAATAAAATAAGACAAGTCTTGAAGGGGATGATCACAAGAGAACAAGTATCTGATTGGGCTGAAATTTACGTTTCTTCAGACGAACCAGAAATAGACGATGATCAAGTTTGGGGTATGTTGATTCTTTTGAGTGGAATTGATTTGAAAGATTCACCTAATTCTTACTTACATTGTGTAGATGATTTGAATGATTGGATAGAAAAGTACCAATAG